One genomic segment of Helianthus annuus cultivar XRQ/B unplaced genomic scaffold, HanXRQr2.0-SUNRISE HanXRQChr00c184, whole genome shotgun sequence includes these proteins:
- the LOC110912440 gene encoding BTB/POZ domain-containing protein At5g66560, translating into MASDVPESSKRQAWFCTTGLPSDVVVDVGDMTFHLHKFPLMAKSKKLHEMITEQEKNHTAETVSENSNNEEIREETDTEHAHITLPDFPGGSEAFEAAVKYCYAVKIELTPLNVAPLRCAGEVLEMTEEYSEDNLVSKTERFLSQTVFKSLKNSIKMLKSCEDLLPLVDSLGIVQRCIDSIVSKASSSDPSLFGWPVHDAISFDGAASSRETSSRRNGTGGDKWFDELKNLSPELFKRLIVAIKSRDLNPEIVENCLISYAKTRIPGVNRAGRRSSSSSIPSEVEQKELLETIVTNLPEENGLRSSQAVTIFFGMLRAANILNASDACRATLEKKIGLQLEQSTLDDLLIPSYSYLKETLYDVDCVQRILAHFLHRVEQMTTTADVDVIDDEDAGDEQNRNRFVELMLVGKLIDGYLSEIASDTNLKPEKFLELAFALPEQARVYDDGLYRAVDVYLKAHPWLKEADREKICGVMDCRKLTLEACTHAAQNERLPLRAVVQVLFFEQLQLRQAIAGTLMSVDTGQTDMQTVPVEQQDESVVEGEVVRHLGSTWTAAVRENQVLRLDMDSMRTRVHHLERECSTMRKAIAKIDKVDPVVTNGRRGSIWKNFGCKFKTQVCDSQEPTLVQARKTRTHKHLKQQ; encoded by the exons ATGGCCTCCGATGTGCCAGAATCCTCCAAACGCCAAGCCTg GTTTTGTACCACCGGACTACCCAGCGACGTCGTTGTAGACGTCGGGGATATGACCTTCCATCTCCACAAG TTTCCGTTAATGGCGAAAAGTAAAAAGCTACACGAGATGATTACCGAGCAAGAAAAGAATCACACTGCTGAAACTGTATCTGAAAATTCAAACAACGAAGAGATACGAGAAGAAACAGATACGGAGCATGCTCACATCACGCTACCGGATTTTCCAGGAGGATCGGAAGCGTTTGAGGCTGCTGTTAAATACTGTTACGCCGTTAAAATCGAGCTCACGCCGTTAAACGTCGCTCCACTCCGGTGTGCCGGAGAAGTGTTGGAGATGACGGAAGAATACAGTGAGGATAATCTCGTTTCCAAAACCGAACGGTTTTTATCGCAAACAGTGTTTAAAAGTTTGAAAAATTCGATCAAAATGTTGAAGTCATGTGAAGATCTGTTACCTTTGGTGGATTCGCTTGGCATTGTGCAAAGGTGCATCGATTCGATCGTTTCCAAAGCTTCGTCTTCGGATCCATCGCTGTTCGGTTGGCCGGTTCATGATGCTATTAGTTTCGATGGTGCTGCATCCTCACGCGAAACTAGTtccagaagaaatggaactgGTGGAGATAAGTGGTTCGATGAACTTAAAAACCTCAGTCCTGAATTATTCAAGCGGTTAATAGTCGCTATCAAATCTCGAGATCTGAATCCTGAAATCGTTGAGAATTGTCTCATTTCCTATGCGAAAACACGCATTCCTGGCGTGAATCGTGCTGGTAGGAGGTCTTCGTCTTCGTCTATACCTTCAGAGGTTGAACAAAAGGAGCTGCTGGAAACTATCGTTACGAATCTTCCAGAAGAAAACGGTTTAAGATCTTCTCAAGCGGTTACCATATTTTTCGGAATGTTGAGAGCTGCAAACATTCTAAACGCTTCCGATGCTTGTCGAGCAACTTTAGAGAAGAAAATCGGATTACAACTCGAACAATCGACACTGGATGATCTTCTAATTCCTAGTTATTCTTACTTGAAGGAGACGTTATATGATGTCGATTGTGTCCAAAGGATTCTAGCTCACTTTCTACATAGGGTAGAACAGATGACAACAACCGCAGATgttgatgtgattgatgatgaAGACGCTGGTGACGAACAGAATCGTAACAGATTTGTGGAATTAATGCTTGTAGGAAAGTTAATCGATGGTTACTTGTCGGAAATTGCTTCGGATACTAATCTGAAGCCGGAGAAGTTTTTGGAGCTTGCGTTTGCGTTACCCGAACAGGCAAGGGTATATGATGACGGACTTTACAGAGCTGTAGACGTTTACCTCAAG GCGCATCCATGGTTAAAGGAAGCTGACCGGGAGAAAATTTGCGGAGTAATGGATTGCCGGAAGCTGACGTTAGAAGCGTGTACACACGCAGCACAAAACGAACGGCTTCCACTGCGAGCTGTGGTGCAGGTGCTGTTTTTCGAGCAGTTGCAGCTCCGTCAGGCGATCGCAGGAACACTGATGTCAGTCGACACAGGTCAGACAGATATGCAGACAGTACCTGTGGAACAACAAGACGAATCGGTTGTTGAAGGTGAGGTGGTAAGACACTTGGGAAGCACATGGACCGCGGCGGTGAGAGAGAATCAGGTGCTACGCCTAGATATGGATAGCATGAGGACTCGGGTGCACCACTTGGAGCGCGAGTGTTCAACAATGAGAAAAGCGATTGCGAAGATAGACAAAGTAGACCCTGTTGTAACAAATGGTCGAAGAGGCTCGATCTGGAAGAATTTCGGGTGCAAGTTTAAGACCCAAGTGTGCGACTCGCAGGAGCCCACGCTTGTGCAGGCTCGAAAGACTCGAACCCATAAGCACCTTAAACAACAGTAG